The Mustela erminea isolate mMusErm1 chromosome 6, mMusErm1.Pri, whole genome shotgun sequence genome includes a region encoding these proteins:
- the ATF4 gene encoding cyclic AMP-dependent transcription factor ATF-4: MAEMSFLSSEVLVGDLMSPFDQSGLGAEEGLGLLDDYLEVAKHFKPHGFSSDKAKAGSSEWLAVDGLVSASDNGKEDAFSGTDWMVEKMDLKEFDFDSLFSIDDLETMPDELLATLDDTCDLFDPLVQETNKEPPQTVNPIGHLPESLPKTDQIAPFTFLQPLPLSPGALSSTPDHSFSLELGSEVDISEGDRKSDSTAYITMIPQCIKEEDAPSDNDSGICMSPESYLGSPQHSPSTSRGSPNRSLLSPGFLCGSARPKPYDPPGEKTAAKVKVEKLDKKLKKMEQNKTAATRYRQKKRAEQEALTGECKELEKKNEALKERAESLAKEIQYLKDLIEEVRKAREKKRVP; the protein is encoded by the exons ATGGCCGAGATGAGTTTCCTGAGCAGCGAGGTGTTGGTGGGGGACTTGATGTCCCCCTTCGACCAGTCGGGTTTGGGGGCTGAGGAAGGCCTAGGTCTCTTAGACGACTACCTGGAGGTGGCCAAGCACTTCAAACCTCATGGGTTCTCCAGCGACAAGGCTAAGGCGGGCTCCTCCGAATGGCTGGCTGTGGATGGGTTGGTCAGTGCCTCAGACAACGGCAAGG AGGATGCCTTCTCCGGGACAGATTGGATGGTGGAGAAAATGGATCTGAAGGAGTTTGATTTTGATTCTCTGTTCAGTATAGATGACCTGGAAACCATGCCAGATGAGCTTTTGGCCACGTTGGATGACACGTGTGATCTCTTCGACCCCTTAGTCCAGGAGACAAATAAGGAGCCCCCCCAGACGGTGAACCCAATTGGCCATCTTCCAGAAAGTTTACCCAAAACAGACCAGATTGCCCCCTTTACCTTCCTGCAAccacttcctctctccccaggggCGCTGTCCTCCACTCCAGATCATTCCTTTAGTTTAGAGCTGGGCAGTGAAGTGGATATTTCTGAAGGAGATAGAAAGTCAGACTCGACTGCTTACATTACCATGATCCCTCAGTGCATCAAGGAGGAGGATGCCCCCTCAGACAACGATAGCGGCATCTGTATGAGTCCTGAGTCCTATCTGGGGTCCCCACAGCATAGCCCCTCCACCTCCAGGGGCTCTCCAAATAGGAGCTTGCTGTCTCCAGGTTTCCTCTGTGGTTCTGCCCGCCCCAAACCCTATGATCCTCCTGGAGAGAAGACAGCAGCAAAAGTAAAGGTTGAGAAACTAGataagaagctgaaaaaaatggAGCAGAACAAGACAGCAGCCACTAGGTACCGCCAGAAGAagagggcagagcaggaggcccTCACTGGCGAGTGCAAAGAGCTGGAAAAGAAGAATGAGGCTCTGAAAGAGCGGGCAGAGTCTTTAGCCAAGGAGATCCAGTATCTGAAAGATTTGATAGAAGAGGTCCGAAAggcaagggagaagaaaagggtcCCCTAG
- the MIEF1 gene encoding mitochondrial dynamics protein MID51, which yields MAGSGERKGKKDDNGIGTAIDFVLSNARLVLGVGGAAMLGIATLAVKRMYDRAISAPTSPTRLSHSGKRSWEEPNWMGSPRLLNKDMKTGLSRSLQTLPTDSSVFDTDTFCPPRPKPLARKGQVDLKKSRLRMSLQEKLLTYYRNRAAIPAGEQARAKQAAVDICAELRSFLRAKLPDMPLRDMYLSGSLYDDLQVVTADHIQLIVPLVLEQNLWSCIPGEDTIMNVPGFYLVRRENPEYFPRGSSYWDRCVVGGYLSPKTVADTFEKVVAGSINWPAIGSLLDYVIRPAPPPEALTLEVQYERDKHLVIDFLPSVTLGDTVLVARPHRLAQYDNLWRLSLRPAETARLRALDQADSGCRSLCLKILKAICKSTPALGHLTASQLTNVILHLAQEEADWSPEMLADRFLQALRGLISYLEAGVLPSALNPKVNLFAELTPEEIDELGYTLYCSLSEPEVLLQT from the exons ATGGCAGGCTCTGGTGAGCGCAAAGGCAAGAAGGATGACAATGGCATTGGCACGGCCATTGATTTTGTGCTTTCCAATGCCCGGCTGGTGCTGGGGGTGGGCGGAGCGGCCATGCTGGGCATCGCCACGCTGGCAGTTAAGCGG ATGTATGATCGGGCCATCAGtgcccccaccagccccacccgCCTGAGCCATTCAGGGAAAAGAAGCTGGGAAGAACCGAACTGGATGGGCTCCCCCCGGTTGCTGAATAAGGACATGAAGACAGGCCTGAGCCGGTCCCTGCAGACCCTTCCCACAGACTCCTCGGTCTTTGACACGG ATACATTCTGCCCACCCCGGCCCAAGCCATTGGCCAGGAAGGGCCAGGTAGACTTGAAGAAGTCACGACTCCGCATGTCCCTGCAGGAGAAACTTCTTACTTACTACCGGAACCGGGCAGCCATCCCTGCTGGCGAGCAGGCTCGGGCCAAGCAAGCTGCTGTGGACATATGTGCTGAGCTCCGGAGCTTCCTGCGGGCCAAGTTGCCTGACATGCCGCTTCGGGACATGTACCTGAGTGGCAGCCTCTATGATGACCTGCAG GTGGTGACAGCAGACCACATCCAGCTCATCGTGCCCCTCGTGCTGGAGCAGAACCTGTGGTCATGTATACCCGGTGAGGACACCATCATGAACGTCCCTGGCTTCTACCTGGTCCGTCGTGAGAACCCGGAGTATTTTCCTCGTGGTAGCAGTTACTGGGACCGCTGTGTCGTAGGCGGCTACCTCTCCCCAAAGACAGTGGCAGACACGTTTGAGAAGGTCGTGGCTGGCTCCATCAACTGGCCAGCCATAGGGTCCCTCTTGGACTATGTGATCCGACCAGCACCACCCCCAGAAGCCCTGACTTTGGAAGTGCAGTATGAGCGTGACAAGCATCTTGTCATTGACTTCCTGCCATCAGTGACCCTTGGCGACACTGTCTTGGTAGCCAGACCACACCGGCTGGCGCAGTACGACAACCTGTGGCGGCTGAGCCTGCGACCGGCAGAGACGGCACGCCTGCGGGCTTTGGACCAGGCCGACTCGGGCTGCCGATCTCTGTGCCTCAAGATCCTCAAGGCCATATGCAAGTCCACTCCGGCTCTGGGCCACCTCACTGCCAGCCAGCTAACAAACGTCATCCTCCACTTGGCCCAGGAGGAGGCTGACTGGTCTCCAGAGATGCTGGCCGACCGGTTCTTACAGGCCCTGAGGGGGCTTATCAGCTACTTGGAGGCTGGAGTCCTGCCCAGTGCCCTAAACCCCAAGGTGAACTTATTTGCAGAGCTCACTCCCGAAGAAATAGATGAGTTGGGATATACTCTCTACTGCTCGTTGTCTGAGCCGGAGGTGCTGCTGCAGACGTAA